In one Nicotiana tomentosiformis chromosome 6, ASM39032v3, whole genome shotgun sequence genomic region, the following are encoded:
- the LOC104104408 gene encoding uncharacterized protein has translation MEKNSSVVPKPWSHHPLHHHHFQILHSCPLHSHMLQRNNHIPTCPLFTPFPQNPQQISPAILPDDLNPQISEPNGNFTDSRMMQDEDQDLEDEEDEPMFVLTDEWRDFFAKSEAKRRLAKKQAKKKAKSKNTDGNTPAPATDCKVKIESAVCPEVKSENEQ, from the exons ATGGAGAAAAATTCTTCAGTCGTCCCCAAGCCATGGAGTCATCATCCGCTTCATCATCATCACTTTCAGATATTACATAGTTGTCCATTACACAGCCACATGTTGCAGCGGAACAATCATATTCCAACATGCCCACTTTTCACTCCTTTTCCGCAAAACCCTCAACAGATTTCACCTGCTATTTTGCCGGACGATTTGAATCCGCAGATTTCTGAGCCTAATGGAAATTTTACTGACTCGAG AATGATGCAAGACGAAGATCAGGACTTAGAAGATGAAGAGGACGAGCCTATGTTTGTCCTTACAGATGAATGGAGGGATTTCTTTGCTAAATCTGAAGCTAAAAGGAGACTAG CAAAAAAGCAAGCTAAGAAGAAAGCGAAGAGTAAGAACACTGATGGGAACACACCAGCACCAGCGACTGATTGTAAAGTGAAGATCGAATCTGCTGTATGTCCAGAGGTCAAGTCCGAGAATGAGCAATGA